One part of the Olleya sp. YS genome encodes these proteins:
- a CDS encoding metallophosphoesterase translates to MTRLIILGIIYIVLTIYGFQAIKTVFKSAWIHYVFITIAVLVAVNLIYQFSTPSEGRVISGGRGYAIGFLLSFMALNLVIAPILIGEDIVRSFISLYDKYFITKDSFYLPSRRKFISQVALGLAAIPFSSLLYGMYKGRYNYKVLNYTLHFEDLPEAFDGYRITHISDIHSGSFDNKEKINYAVDLVNQQKGNVILFTGDLVNNKASEMYDWKDTFSKLTASDGVFSVLGNHDYGDYVDWASDKDQSDNLEELKAIQKEIGFDLLLNENRYIEKNGERMAIVGVENWGAGRFKKAGDLKKASQDIEANDFKILLSHDPSHWAEKVIEDDYHYHLTLSGHTHGMQFGIEIPGWIKWSPVKWRYKHWAGIYQEKGQYINVNRGFGYLAYPGRVGIWPEITVIELKKGSQIA, encoded by the coding sequence ATGACGCGATTAATAATTCTAGGAATAATATATATAGTCCTTACTATTTACGGTTTTCAAGCTATAAAAACGGTGTTTAAATCTGCTTGGATACACTACGTGTTTATTACAATAGCAGTTTTGGTTGCTGTAAATTTAATTTATCAATTTTCTACACCATCAGAGGGTAGAGTAATATCTGGTGGTAGAGGTTATGCAATTGGCTTTTTACTATCGTTTATGGCATTAAACTTAGTGATAGCACCTATACTTATTGGTGAGGATATTGTTAGGTCTTTTATAAGTTTATATGATAAGTATTTTATAACAAAAGACTCGTTTTATTTACCATCAAGACGAAAATTTATCAGTCAAGTCGCTTTAGGTTTGGCAGCAATTCCGTTTTCATCCTTACTATACGGAATGTACAAAGGACGTTATAATTACAAAGTTTTAAATTATACTTTACATTTTGAAGATTTGCCAGAAGCATTTGATGGCTATCGCATTACACACATTAGCGATATACATTCTGGTAGTTTTGATAACAAAGAGAAGATAAATTACGCGGTTGATTTAGTTAATCAGCAAAAAGGAAATGTTATTTTATTTACTGGCGACTTGGTCAATAATAAAGCTTCTGAAATGTACGATTGGAAAGATACCTTTTCTAAATTAACAGCTTCAGATGGCGTATTTTCTGTTTTAGGAAATCATGATTACGGTGATTATGTAGATTGGGCTTCTGATAAAGATCAAAGCGATAATTTAGAAGAATTAAAAGCAATACAAAAAGAAATAGGTTTTGATTTATTATTAAACGAAAACCGATATATCGAAAAAAATGGCGAACGTATGGCAATAGTTGGTGTTGAAAATTGGGGAGCTGGTCGATTTAAAAAAGCAGGCGATTTAAAAAAAGCCAGTCAGGATATAGAAGCAAACGATTTTAAAATATTACTCTCTCACGATCCTTCACATTGGGCCGAAAAGGTTATTGAGGATGATTATCACTACCATTTAACATTAAGTGGGCATACACATGGTATGCAATTTGGTATTGAAATACCAGGTTGGATAAAATGGAGTCCAGTAAAATGGCGTTATAAACATTGGGCAGGTATCTATCAAGAAAAAGGACAGTATATTAATGTCAACAGAGGATTTGGGTATTTAGCTTATCCAGGACGCGTTGGAATTTGGCCAGAAATAACTGTAATAGAGCTTAAAAAAGGGTCGCAAATTGCTTAA
- a CDS encoding GH92 family glycosyl hydrolase: MKFKNVVLFFITLFVVSCKKQIDNTPVTKHKPLIAYVNPFIGTGGHGHTYPGASLPFGMMQLSPDTRLDGWDGCSGYHYSDNYIYGFSHTHLSGTGVSDYGDILIMPTNKQNFNNGADGNAGYRAHFSHDKEIAKPGYYKVTLDSTNIEVELTVSKRSGIHKYQFPSADNQFAIVDLIHRDKVLDAKIDRISDTEIVGYRFSDAWAKDQRLFFVIKTSHPFNDVLQSPPKQGLKGAQKIALQFNNPNNQPVYIKIGISAVDIEGARQNLEQEIGNKTFARIKKEAEIEWTKQLAKITIKTNNEDYKTNFYTSMYHVALAPNLYQDVDGRYRGMDMKIHTTKDFDYYTVFSLWDTYRATHPLYTIIEQNKTNDFINTFIAKYNEGGIMPIWDLSANYTGCMIGYHAVPVIADAYLKGINNYDVSTAFEAMKHSATRNKLGLKSYKAFGFIPVEEESESVSKTLEYAYDDWTIAQMAKVMNKTEDYKIFSERAQYYKNVFDPETQFMRGRFRNTWFSPFDPYEVNFNYTEANAWQYSNYIPQDISGLINLLGGKEKLEANLDTLFVAKAETSGRHQADITGLIGQYAHGNEPSHHMAYLYNFVNKPHKTQEKVHQIITELYSNTPDGISGNEDCGQMSAWYIFSSIGFYPVTPGSNQYIIGTPLFEKATFNLENGKQFTVSTENLNSKNIYIASAKLNGKPLNQSFIEHSDIMNGGTLSFKMTNKPTDWATKDSEAPKTEIKEHLITPAPYIAKGEVAFKGDTEVVLKNADEDASIFYRLGYKGDFKLYDNPITIDKAISLSTYSEKKGIKSAVIETQFYKIDPNMSIKLNTDYANQYNGGGNNALIDGIYGTKDFRTGTWQGYFDTDLNATINLGKTKIIDTINVNFLQDQRSWIFYPTTIECWVSIDDKNYKSIGKYYFDAKKPSEEVNIQNFYFNLPSEKVKYVKLKATRLGQLPEWHLGYEHDGRSWLFVDEITIK, encoded by the coding sequence ATGAAGTTTAAAAACGTAGTACTATTTTTTATCACGTTGTTTGTGGTTTCCTGTAAAAAACAGATAGATAATACTCCAGTTACAAAACATAAGCCATTAATAGCTTACGTTAATCCATTTATAGGTACTGGTGGACATGGTCATACATATCCAGGAGCATCCTTACCATTTGGAATGATGCAACTTAGTCCAGACACACGTTTGGACGGATGGGATGGCTGTTCTGGGTATCATTATAGTGATAATTATATTTATGGATTTTCGCACACACACTTAAGCGGAACAGGAGTTAGTGATTATGGTGACATTTTAATTATGCCAACCAACAAGCAAAATTTTAACAACGGAGCAGATGGAAACGCTGGTTATCGTGCACATTTTTCTCATGACAAAGAAATTGCAAAACCTGGTTATTATAAAGTAACATTAGATAGTACAAATATTGAAGTAGAATTGACGGTATCTAAACGAAGTGGGATACATAAATATCAATTTCCTTCGGCAGACAATCAATTTGCTATTGTAGATTTAATTCATCGTGACAAGGTATTAGATGCTAAAATTGACAGGATATCTGACACTGAAATTGTTGGTTATAGGTTTTCTGACGCTTGGGCAAAAGATCAACGTTTATTTTTCGTAATAAAAACGTCTCATCCATTTAATGACGTCTTACAATCGCCTCCAAAACAAGGCTTAAAAGGCGCACAGAAAATAGCTTTACAATTTAACAATCCTAACAACCAGCCTGTATACATTAAAATTGGTATAAGTGCTGTAGATATTGAAGGTGCTCGTCAAAATTTAGAGCAAGAAATTGGAAATAAAACCTTTGCAAGAATTAAAAAAGAAGCAGAAATTGAATGGACTAAGCAATTAGCAAAAATTACTATTAAAACTAATAACGAAGACTATAAAACCAATTTTTATACATCTATGTATCATGTTGCTTTGGCTCCTAATTTATATCAAGATGTAGATGGAAGATATCGTGGTATGGATATGAAAATTCACACGACTAAAGACTTTGATTATTACACTGTGTTTTCGCTTTGGGATACCTATCGCGCTACACATCCACTCTACACCATTATTGAGCAAAACAAAACCAACGATTTTATAAACACCTTTATAGCCAAATATAATGAAGGTGGTATTATGCCTATTTGGGATTTAAGCGCTAATTACACTGGTTGTATGATTGGCTATCATGCAGTACCTGTAATTGCTGATGCGTATTTAAAAGGAATTAATAATTACGATGTTAGCACAGCTTTTGAAGCTATGAAACATAGTGCTACAAGAAACAAATTAGGCTTAAAAAGTTATAAAGCATTTGGTTTTATTCCTGTTGAAGAAGAAAGCGAATCGGTTTCTAAAACTTTAGAATATGCTTATGATGATTGGACCATTGCTCAAATGGCAAAAGTCATGAATAAAACTGAAGATTATAAAATATTTTCTGAAAGAGCTCAGTATTATAAAAACGTTTTTGACCCAGAGACACAGTTTATGAGAGGTCGTTTTAGAAACACTTGGTTTTCACCTTTTGATCCTTACGAAGTTAATTTTAATTACACCGAAGCTAATGCTTGGCAATACAGTAATTACATTCCGCAAGACATTAGTGGATTGATTAATCTATTAGGCGGAAAAGAAAAATTAGAAGCTAATTTAGATACATTGTTTGTCGCTAAAGCGGAAACCTCTGGACGTCATCAAGCAGATATTACTGGTTTAATTGGTCAATATGCACATGGCAATGAGCCTAGTCATCACATGGCTTATCTCTATAATTTTGTAAACAAACCACATAAAACTCAGGAGAAAGTCCACCAAATTATAACCGAACTATATTCAAACACACCAGATGGAATTTCAGGCAACGAAGATTGTGGTCAAATGAGTGCTTGGTACATTTTTAGTTCCATTGGATTTTACCCAGTCACGCCAGGAAGTAATCAATACATCATTGGAACACCACTTTTTGAAAAAGCTACTTTTAATTTAGAAAACGGAAAACAGTTTACTGTCTCAACAGAAAATTTAAACTCTAAAAATATTTATATCGCTTCTGCGAAATTAAATGGCAAACCTTTAAATCAATCTTTTATTGAACATTCTGATATTATGAATGGTGGTACCCTTAGTTTTAAAATGACTAATAAACCAACAGATTGGGCTACTAAAGACAGTGAAGCTCCAAAAACCGAAATCAAAGAACATCTGATCACTCCTGCTCCATATATTGCAAAAGGAGAAGTGGCTTTTAAAGGCGACACTGAAGTCGTGCTAAAGAATGCAGATGAGGATGCTTCAATATTTTACAGATTGGGTTATAAAGGTGACTTTAAATTATATGATAATCCTATTACGATAGATAAAGCTATTTCACTTTCGACATATTCAGAAAAAAAAGGAATTAAAAGTGCGGTTATCGAAACCCAATTTTATAAAATAGACCCAAACATGTCTATCAAATTAAATACAGACTATGCAAATCAGTATAATGGTGGTGGAAACAACGCACTTATTGATGGCATTTATGGCACAAAAGATTTTAGAACAGGAACATGGCAAGGGTATTTTGATACAGATTTAAACGCAACCATTAACCTAGGTAAAACAAAAATCATAGACACCATAAACGTAAACTTTTTGCAAGACCAACGCTCTTGGATTTTTTATCCAACAACGATAGAGTGTTGGGTGTCCATTGACGATAAAAATTATAAATCTATTGGTAAATACTATTTTGATGCTAAAAAACCATCTGAAGAAGTCAATATTCAAAACTTTTATTTCAATTTACCATCAGAAAAGGTTAAGTATGTAAAACTGAAAGCCACTAGATTAGGTCAACTTCCAGAGTGGCATTTAGGTTATGAGCATGATGGACGAAGTTGGCTTTTTGTGGACGAAATCACAATCAAATAA